The Actinomycetota bacterium DNA segment ATCATCGCCGTCGGTGAGGGCGGCATCGCCCAGGGGGCGATCATGCTCGTCGTCGTCCTGGTCGCGAACCTCGCCCTCGAGAACTTCGTCGAGCCCAAGGTCATGGGCCGCACCCTCGACATCCACCCGCTGGTCGTGCTGGTCGTCACCGCGCTCGGCGGCCTCCTGGGCGGTATCGTCGGCCTCATCCTGGCCGTGCCCGCCACCGTAATCGCCAGCAACGGCATCGCCCGCCTGCGAGCAAGAGGCTCCCTGGCGCGGGTCGCCGAACGCGCCGAGCCGACCGTGCAACGCATCCTCAGCTGAGGCGGATCGCCCGATCACGCCCCACTGCTGGTACGGCAGACCCATCGTCCGCATCAACACGACACGCACACACTCGGCGCCATGTCTCAC contains these protein-coding regions:
- a CDS encoding AI-2E family transporter, yielding IIAVGEGGIAQGAIMLVVVLVANLALENFVEPKVMGRTLDIHPLVVLVVTALGGLLGGIVGLILAVPATVIASNGIARLRARGSLARVAERAEPTVQRILS